One Denticeps clupeoides chromosome 12, fDenClu1.1, whole genome shotgun sequence genomic window carries:
- the ghrh gene encoding somatoliberin encodes MMERSALLVLCLVIPLSSSPLHPSLRFGQRAASFLMSSSLEELPSDYSSSPTKNAVFRSGRHADAIFTNSYRKVLGQISARKFLQTIMGKRPGEEMEGYVKRQSAIYEDSYKQDLTTIKEEERFRGQQQGVKRLRQCLILRAIRGNCRQSEDSKRL; translated from the exons ATGATGGAGAGATCTGCGCTGCTGGTACTCTGTTTGGTGATTCCTTTGTCATCGTCACCTCTTCATCCATCACTGAG GTTTGGTCAGAGGGCAGCATCATTCCTTATGAGTTCCTCCCTGGAGGAACTTCCATCAGACTACAGCTCCTCTCCAACCAAAAATGCAGTATTTCG GTCTGGAAGACATGCTGATGCCATCTTCACTAACAGCTACAGGAAGGTACTGGGGCAGATATCTGCCCGGAAGTTTCTTCAGACAATAATGGGGAAAAGGCCAGG GGAAGAAATGGAAGGGTATGTGAAACGTCAATCAGCAATTTATGAGGACTCATACAAACAGGATCTCACCAccattaaagaagaagaaaggttCAGGGGTCAGCAGCAGGGTGTGAAGCGGCTCAG GCAATGTTTGATTCTACGTGCCATAAGGGGGAACTGTAGGCAGAGTGAAGACAGCAAACGACTTTGA
- the cdk5rap1 gene encoding mitochondrial tRNA methylthiotransferase CDK5RAP1 isoform X1 yields the protein MLAVFITRTGRLLSSAASAGAGRRCKSGLPGGPGFRDFLRPAEEDGERRAYPAEEGSPLGDARRVFFETYGCQMNVNDTEIAWSILQKKGFLRADNLAEADVVLLVTCSVREKAEQTIWNRLKDLTALKKKRRKGQVPLKIGVLGCMAERLKSELLEREKLLDVLAGPDAYRDLPRLLALADGGQQASNVLLSLEETYADVMPVHRAAQGYSAFVSIMRGCDNMCSYCIVPFTRGRERSRPVSSILEEIRILSEQQGVKEVTLLGQNVNSYRDTSEQQFCSTDSAPLSRGFSTVYRTRQGGLRFSALLDKVSLIDPNMRIRFTSPHPKDFPDEVLQLIQERPNICKQIHLPAQSGSSRMLQAMRRGYTREAYLQLVENIRRIIPGVSLSSDFIAGFCGETEDDHQQTLSLLREVQYNVGFLFAYSMRKKTHAYHRLQDDIPSEVKQRRLEELIAVFREEATKINARLIGSTQLILVEGDSKRSGQELRGRNDGNVKVIFPKQEVPVQTSDKRTAPIKPGDYVLVKITSASSQSLRGLALRHTTLRNTHLSELQLNKQLYESTEPSNASCLNTLS from the exons ATGCTGGCGGTGTTCATAACCCGCACCGGGCGCCTTCTGTCGTCCGCCGCTTCTGCTGGAGCCGGACGGAGGTGTAAAAGCGGGCTGCCCGGCGGCCCCGGCTTCCGAGACTTTCTTCGTCCCGCGGAGGAGGACGGGGAGAGGCGCGCTTATCCCGCCGAGGAAGGAAGCCCGCTCGGGGACGCGCGGAGAG tgttttttgaAACCTATGGTTGTCAAATGAATGTCAATGATACTGAGATTGCCTGGTCCATACTGCAGAAGAAGGGGTTTCTAAGAGCAGACAACCTTGCAGAG GCTGATGTGGTTCTCCTCGTCACTTGCTCGGTGAG GGAAAAAGCCGAGCAAACCATCTGGAATCGCCTCAAAGACCTTACGGCACTCAAAAAGAAACGGCGCAAAGGTCAAGTTCCTCTGAAGATTGGAGTGTTAG GTTGCATGGCTGAGCGACTAAAATCGGAGCTGCTGGAACGAGAAAAGCTCCTGGATGTTCTGGCTGGTCCGGATGCCTACAGGGATCTCCCTCGCCTTCTCGCACTGGCTGATGGAGGCCAGCAGGCCAGCAACGTGCTGCTCTCTCTTGAGGAAACCTATGCTGATGTTATGCCAGTACACCGGGCTGCTCAGGGATACAGCGCTTTTGT gTCTATTATGCGTGGATGTGACAACATGTGCAGTTACTGCATTGTGCCATTTACACGTGGCAGGGAGAGGAGCAGACCAGTGTCCTCCATTTTGGAAGAAATCCGAATCCTGTCGGAGCAG CAGGGTGTGAAAGAAGTGACTCTGTTGGGTCAGAACGTGAACAGCTACCGGGACACATCGGAACAGCAGTTTTGTAGCACCGACTCTGCTCCACTTAGCCGAGGGTTCAGCACAGTATACCGGACAAGACAGGGGGGTCTTCGCTTCAGTGCCCTGCTGGACAAGGTGTCTCTCATTGACCCTAACATGAGGATCCGGTTCACTTCCCCTCATCCCAAAGACTTTCCAGATGAG gTTCTGCAGCTGATTCAGGAGCGACCAAACATCTGTAAACAGATCCATCTGCCAGCCCAGAGCGGCAGCAGCCGGATGCTGCAGGCAATGCGCCGCGG GTACACCAGAGAGGCCTACCTTCAACTGGTGGAAAATATCCGCAGGATAATTCCTG GGGTGAGTCTCAGCAGTGACTTCATTGCAGGCTTCTGTGGGGAGACTGAAGATGACCACCAGCAGACACTTTCTTTGCTCAGGGAGGTCCAGTACAATGTCGGCTTCCTCTTTGCTTATAGTATGAGGAAG aAAACGCATGCATACCATCGTCTCCAGGACGACATCCCATCAGAGGTGAAACAGAGGAGGCTTGAGGAGCTAATTGCGGTTTTCAGAGAAGAGGCAACTAAGATCAATGCCAGGCTCATAGGCAGCACACAGCTCATCCTAGTGGAGGGA GACAGCAAAAGATCAGGGCAGGAGCTTAGAGGCAGAAATGatggaaatgtgaaagtgatcttcCCCAAACAGGAAGTGCCTGTTCAGACCTCAGACAAGCGCACTGCTCCCATCAAACCTGGAGACTATGTACTGGTCAAG ATTACATCAGCCAGTTCCCAGAGTTTGCGGGGCCTTGCCCTGAGGCATACAACTCTGAGAAACACTCATCTGTCTGAGCTCCAGCTCAACAAACAGCTTTATGAGAGCACAGAACCTTCAAATGCTTCCTGCCTCAACACCTTAAGCTAA
- the cdk5rap1 gene encoding mitochondrial tRNA methylthiotransferase CDK5RAP1 isoform X2 produces MLAVFITRTGRLLSSAASAGAGRRCKSGLPGGPGFRDFLRPAEEDGERRAYPAEEGSPLGDARRVFFETYGCQMNVNDTEIAWSILQKKGFLRADNLAEADVVLLVTCSVREKAEQTIWNRLKDLTALKKKRRKGQVPLKIGVLGCMAERLKSELLEREKLLDVLAGPDAYRDLPRLLALADGGQQASNVLLSLEETYADVMPVHRAAQGYSAFVSIMRGCDNMCSYCIVPFTRGRERSRPVSSILEEIRILSEQGVKEVTLLGQNVNSYRDTSEQQFCSTDSAPLSRGFSTVYRTRQGGLRFSALLDKVSLIDPNMRIRFTSPHPKDFPDEVLQLIQERPNICKQIHLPAQSGSSRMLQAMRRGYTREAYLQLVENIRRIIPGVSLSSDFIAGFCGETEDDHQQTLSLLREVQYNVGFLFAYSMRKKTHAYHRLQDDIPSEVKQRRLEELIAVFREEATKINARLIGSTQLILVEGDSKRSGQELRGRNDGNVKVIFPKQEVPVQTSDKRTAPIKPGDYVLVKITSASSQSLRGLALRHTTLRNTHLSELQLNKQLYESTEPSNASCLNTLS; encoded by the exons ATGCTGGCGGTGTTCATAACCCGCACCGGGCGCCTTCTGTCGTCCGCCGCTTCTGCTGGAGCCGGACGGAGGTGTAAAAGCGGGCTGCCCGGCGGCCCCGGCTTCCGAGACTTTCTTCGTCCCGCGGAGGAGGACGGGGAGAGGCGCGCTTATCCCGCCGAGGAAGGAAGCCCGCTCGGGGACGCGCGGAGAG tgttttttgaAACCTATGGTTGTCAAATGAATGTCAATGATACTGAGATTGCCTGGTCCATACTGCAGAAGAAGGGGTTTCTAAGAGCAGACAACCTTGCAGAG GCTGATGTGGTTCTCCTCGTCACTTGCTCGGTGAG GGAAAAAGCCGAGCAAACCATCTGGAATCGCCTCAAAGACCTTACGGCACTCAAAAAGAAACGGCGCAAAGGTCAAGTTCCTCTGAAGATTGGAGTGTTAG GTTGCATGGCTGAGCGACTAAAATCGGAGCTGCTGGAACGAGAAAAGCTCCTGGATGTTCTGGCTGGTCCGGATGCCTACAGGGATCTCCCTCGCCTTCTCGCACTGGCTGATGGAGGCCAGCAGGCCAGCAACGTGCTGCTCTCTCTTGAGGAAACCTATGCTGATGTTATGCCAGTACACCGGGCTGCTCAGGGATACAGCGCTTTTGT gTCTATTATGCGTGGATGTGACAACATGTGCAGTTACTGCATTGTGCCATTTACACGTGGCAGGGAGAGGAGCAGACCAGTGTCCTCCATTTTGGAAGAAATCCGAATCCTGTCGGAGCAG GGTGTGAAAGAAGTGACTCTGTTGGGTCAGAACGTGAACAGCTACCGGGACACATCGGAACAGCAGTTTTGTAGCACCGACTCTGCTCCACTTAGCCGAGGGTTCAGCACAGTATACCGGACAAGACAGGGGGGTCTTCGCTTCAGTGCCCTGCTGGACAAGGTGTCTCTCATTGACCCTAACATGAGGATCCGGTTCACTTCCCCTCATCCCAAAGACTTTCCAGATGAG gTTCTGCAGCTGATTCAGGAGCGACCAAACATCTGTAAACAGATCCATCTGCCAGCCCAGAGCGGCAGCAGCCGGATGCTGCAGGCAATGCGCCGCGG GTACACCAGAGAGGCCTACCTTCAACTGGTGGAAAATATCCGCAGGATAATTCCTG GGGTGAGTCTCAGCAGTGACTTCATTGCAGGCTTCTGTGGGGAGACTGAAGATGACCACCAGCAGACACTTTCTTTGCTCAGGGAGGTCCAGTACAATGTCGGCTTCCTCTTTGCTTATAGTATGAGGAAG aAAACGCATGCATACCATCGTCTCCAGGACGACATCCCATCAGAGGTGAAACAGAGGAGGCTTGAGGAGCTAATTGCGGTTTTCAGAGAAGAGGCAACTAAGATCAATGCCAGGCTCATAGGCAGCACACAGCTCATCCTAGTGGAGGGA GACAGCAAAAGATCAGGGCAGGAGCTTAGAGGCAGAAATGatggaaatgtgaaagtgatcttcCCCAAACAGGAAGTGCCTGTTCAGACCTCAGACAAGCGCACTGCTCCCATCAAACCTGGAGACTATGTACTGGTCAAG ATTACATCAGCCAGTTCCCAGAGTTTGCGGGGCCTTGCCCTGAGGCATACAACTCTGAGAAACACTCATCTGTCTGAGCTCCAGCTCAACAAACAGCTTTATGAGAGCACAGAACCTTCAAATGCTTCCTGCCTCAACACCTTAAGCTAA
- the cdk5rap1 gene encoding mitochondrial tRNA methylthiotransferase CDK5RAP1 isoform X3, with translation MLCFSPHPVFFETYGCQMNVNDTEIAWSILQKKGFLRADNLAEADVVLLVTCSVREKAEQTIWNRLKDLTALKKKRRKGQVPLKIGVLGCMAERLKSELLEREKLLDVLAGPDAYRDLPRLLALADGGQQASNVLLSLEETYADVMPVHRAAQGYSAFVSIMRGCDNMCSYCIVPFTRGRERSRPVSSILEEIRILSEQQGVKEVTLLGQNVNSYRDTSEQQFCSTDSAPLSRGFSTVYRTRQGGLRFSALLDKVSLIDPNMRIRFTSPHPKDFPDEVLQLIQERPNICKQIHLPAQSGSSRMLQAMRRGYTREAYLQLVENIRRIIPGVSLSSDFIAGFCGETEDDHQQTLSLLREVQYNVGFLFAYSMRKKTHAYHRLQDDIPSEVKQRRLEELIAVFREEATKINARLIGSTQLILVEGDSKRSGQELRGRNDGNVKVIFPKQEVPVQTSDKRTAPIKPGDYVLVKITSASSQSLRGLALRHTTLRNTHLSELQLNKQLYESTEPSNASCLNTLS, from the exons atgctGTGCTTTTCCCCCCATCCTG tgttttttgaAACCTATGGTTGTCAAATGAATGTCAATGATACTGAGATTGCCTGGTCCATACTGCAGAAGAAGGGGTTTCTAAGAGCAGACAACCTTGCAGAG GCTGATGTGGTTCTCCTCGTCACTTGCTCGGTGAG GGAAAAAGCCGAGCAAACCATCTGGAATCGCCTCAAAGACCTTACGGCACTCAAAAAGAAACGGCGCAAAGGTCAAGTTCCTCTGAAGATTGGAGTGTTAG GTTGCATGGCTGAGCGACTAAAATCGGAGCTGCTGGAACGAGAAAAGCTCCTGGATGTTCTGGCTGGTCCGGATGCCTACAGGGATCTCCCTCGCCTTCTCGCACTGGCTGATGGAGGCCAGCAGGCCAGCAACGTGCTGCTCTCTCTTGAGGAAACCTATGCTGATGTTATGCCAGTACACCGGGCTGCTCAGGGATACAGCGCTTTTGT gTCTATTATGCGTGGATGTGACAACATGTGCAGTTACTGCATTGTGCCATTTACACGTGGCAGGGAGAGGAGCAGACCAGTGTCCTCCATTTTGGAAGAAATCCGAATCCTGTCGGAGCAG CAGGGTGTGAAAGAAGTGACTCTGTTGGGTCAGAACGTGAACAGCTACCGGGACACATCGGAACAGCAGTTTTGTAGCACCGACTCTGCTCCACTTAGCCGAGGGTTCAGCACAGTATACCGGACAAGACAGGGGGGTCTTCGCTTCAGTGCCCTGCTGGACAAGGTGTCTCTCATTGACCCTAACATGAGGATCCGGTTCACTTCCCCTCATCCCAAAGACTTTCCAGATGAG gTTCTGCAGCTGATTCAGGAGCGACCAAACATCTGTAAACAGATCCATCTGCCAGCCCAGAGCGGCAGCAGCCGGATGCTGCAGGCAATGCGCCGCGG GTACACCAGAGAGGCCTACCTTCAACTGGTGGAAAATATCCGCAGGATAATTCCTG GGGTGAGTCTCAGCAGTGACTTCATTGCAGGCTTCTGTGGGGAGACTGAAGATGACCACCAGCAGACACTTTCTTTGCTCAGGGAGGTCCAGTACAATGTCGGCTTCCTCTTTGCTTATAGTATGAGGAAG aAAACGCATGCATACCATCGTCTCCAGGACGACATCCCATCAGAGGTGAAACAGAGGAGGCTTGAGGAGCTAATTGCGGTTTTCAGAGAAGAGGCAACTAAGATCAATGCCAGGCTCATAGGCAGCACACAGCTCATCCTAGTGGAGGGA GACAGCAAAAGATCAGGGCAGGAGCTTAGAGGCAGAAATGatggaaatgtgaaagtgatcttcCCCAAACAGGAAGTGCCTGTTCAGACCTCAGACAAGCGCACTGCTCCCATCAAACCTGGAGACTATGTACTGGTCAAG ATTACATCAGCCAGTTCCCAGAGTTTGCGGGGCCTTGCCCTGAGGCATACAACTCTGAGAAACACTCATCTGTCTGAGCTCCAGCTCAACAAACAGCTTTATGAGAGCACAGAACCTTCAAATGCTTCCTGCCTCAACACCTTAAGCTAA
- the cdk5rap1 gene encoding mitochondrial tRNA methylthiotransferase CDK5RAP1 isoform X4, producing MWFSSSLAREKAEQTIWNRLKDLTALKKKRRKGQVPLKIGVLGCMAERLKSELLEREKLLDVLAGPDAYRDLPRLLALADGGQQASNVLLSLEETYADVMPVHRAAQGYSAFVSIMRGCDNMCSYCIVPFTRGRERSRPVSSILEEIRILSEQQGVKEVTLLGQNVNSYRDTSEQQFCSTDSAPLSRGFSTVYRTRQGGLRFSALLDKVSLIDPNMRIRFTSPHPKDFPDEVLQLIQERPNICKQIHLPAQSGSSRMLQAMRRGYTREAYLQLVENIRRIIPGVSLSSDFIAGFCGETEDDHQQTLSLLREVQYNVGFLFAYSMRKKTHAYHRLQDDIPSEVKQRRLEELIAVFREEATKINARLIGSTQLILVEGDSKRSGQELRGRNDGNVKVIFPKQEVPVQTSDKRTAPIKPGDYVLVKITSASSQSLRGLALRHTTLRNTHLSELQLNKQLYESTEPSNASCLNTLS from the exons ATGTGGTTCTCCTCGTCACTTGCTCG GGAAAAAGCCGAGCAAACCATCTGGAATCGCCTCAAAGACCTTACGGCACTCAAAAAGAAACGGCGCAAAGGTCAAGTTCCTCTGAAGATTGGAGTGTTAG GTTGCATGGCTGAGCGACTAAAATCGGAGCTGCTGGAACGAGAAAAGCTCCTGGATGTTCTGGCTGGTCCGGATGCCTACAGGGATCTCCCTCGCCTTCTCGCACTGGCTGATGGAGGCCAGCAGGCCAGCAACGTGCTGCTCTCTCTTGAGGAAACCTATGCTGATGTTATGCCAGTACACCGGGCTGCTCAGGGATACAGCGCTTTTGT gTCTATTATGCGTGGATGTGACAACATGTGCAGTTACTGCATTGTGCCATTTACACGTGGCAGGGAGAGGAGCAGACCAGTGTCCTCCATTTTGGAAGAAATCCGAATCCTGTCGGAGCAG CAGGGTGTGAAAGAAGTGACTCTGTTGGGTCAGAACGTGAACAGCTACCGGGACACATCGGAACAGCAGTTTTGTAGCACCGACTCTGCTCCACTTAGCCGAGGGTTCAGCACAGTATACCGGACAAGACAGGGGGGTCTTCGCTTCAGTGCCCTGCTGGACAAGGTGTCTCTCATTGACCCTAACATGAGGATCCGGTTCACTTCCCCTCATCCCAAAGACTTTCCAGATGAG gTTCTGCAGCTGATTCAGGAGCGACCAAACATCTGTAAACAGATCCATCTGCCAGCCCAGAGCGGCAGCAGCCGGATGCTGCAGGCAATGCGCCGCGG GTACACCAGAGAGGCCTACCTTCAACTGGTGGAAAATATCCGCAGGATAATTCCTG GGGTGAGTCTCAGCAGTGACTTCATTGCAGGCTTCTGTGGGGAGACTGAAGATGACCACCAGCAGACACTTTCTTTGCTCAGGGAGGTCCAGTACAATGTCGGCTTCCTCTTTGCTTATAGTATGAGGAAG aAAACGCATGCATACCATCGTCTCCAGGACGACATCCCATCAGAGGTGAAACAGAGGAGGCTTGAGGAGCTAATTGCGGTTTTCAGAGAAGAGGCAACTAAGATCAATGCCAGGCTCATAGGCAGCACACAGCTCATCCTAGTGGAGGGA GACAGCAAAAGATCAGGGCAGGAGCTTAGAGGCAGAAATGatggaaatgtgaaagtgatcttcCCCAAACAGGAAGTGCCTGTTCAGACCTCAGACAAGCGCACTGCTCCCATCAAACCTGGAGACTATGTACTGGTCAAG ATTACATCAGCCAGTTCCCAGAGTTTGCGGGGCCTTGCCCTGAGGCATACAACTCTGAGAAACACTCATCTGTCTGAGCTCCAGCTCAACAAACAGCTTTATGAGAGCACAGAACCTTCAAATGCTTCCTGCCTCAACACCTTAAGCTAA
- the LOC114800851 gene encoding bactericidal permeability-increasing protein-like, whose translation MSLWRVLALLMLLPATQTTNAGVKVRITQKGLDYGRQIAIATLLEKLKTIKVPDLSGAEKVSPIGKVQYSLTGIQITALGLPKSAVGLVPGTGISLSIGQAYIRMHGNWKVQYLHIVKDSGSFDLFVNGLAITSGIGLKSDETGRPEVNIASCADSISSASVKFRGGASWLYSLFSSYIDKAIRDTLQKQICPLVAAGISEVNPHLKTLNVLAKVDKYAVVEYSMVQSPVITQSSIDFSLKGEFYSIGKRKEPPFSAKTFSLPPLASNMLYIGVSEFTANSAGFTYNNAGALSLFITDDMIPPSSPIRLNTRTFGAFIPQIAKRYPRMMMKLLVKMVKAPSITFQQNITTIQASGTITAYAIQPNTTLSPLFILNVGVSFSSLVYVTGVKLSGTVSLNKMDMTLGQSYVGPFQVKSLDKIVLMVLKMVVIPKVNARLQQGFPLPSIGKMNLVNTRVQVLKDFMLIGTDVQFTG comes from the exons ATGTCTTTGTGGAGAGTGCTTGCATTGCTCATGTTGCTGCCTGCAACACAGACCACGAACGCTGGTGTGAAGGTCAGAATCACACAGAAGGGGCTGGATTATG GACGGCAAATTGCCATTGCCACTCTGCTGGAGAAGCTGAAGACTATTAAGGTGCCGGACCTTTCAGGGGCAGAGAAAGTGTCTCCTATTGGCAAAGTACAATACAGTCTAACAGG AATACAAATTACAGCTCTGGGGCTACCAAAGTCTGCTGTGGGACTGGTGCCTGGGACTGGAATCAGCCTTTCAATAGGACAGGCCTACATCAGGATGCATGGCAACTGGAAGGTCCAATATCTCCACATCGT AAAGGACAGTGGCTCCTTTGATCTCTTTGTCAACGGACTGGCCATCACTAGCGGAATAGGTTTAAAGAGTGATGAAACAGGTCGGCCCGAGGTCAACATTGCCAGCTGTGCGGACAGCATAAGCAGTGCCAGCGTCAAGTTTCGTGGTGGAGCCAG CTGGCTGTACAGCCTCTTCAGCAGCTACATTGACAAGGCGATACGCGATACCCTGCAAAAGCAG atctgccccctggtggctgcTGGCATTTCGGAGGTAAACCCTCACCTGAAAACTCTAAATG TTCTTGCCAAAGTAGACAAATACGCTGTAGTTGAGTATTCTATGGTTCAGTCACCTGTTATTACACAGTCTTCTATCGATTTCAGTTTAAAG GGTGAGTTTTACAGCATAGGGAAGCGCAAGGAGCCACCCTTCTCCGCCAAAACATTCTCACTTCCCCCTCTGGCCAGCAACATGCTCTACATCGGGGTGTCTGAATTCACAGCCAACTCTGCAGGCTTCACCTACAACAATGCTGGAGCACTGAGCCTGTTCATCACAGACGACATG ATACCTCCCAGTTCTCCCATCCGCCTCAACACCAGGACATTCGGGGCCTTCATTCCACAG ATTGCCAAGCGGTACCCCAGAATGATGATGAAGCTCCTGGTGAAAATGGTGAAGGCACCTTCTATCACATTTCAGCAGAACATCACCACGATTCAGGCCTCAGGGACCATAACGGCCTACGCCATCCAGCCCAACACCACCCTCTCTCCCCTTTTCATCCTCAATGTG GGGGTTAGTTTCAGCTCTCTGGTTTATGTGACTGGAGTGAAGCTATCTGGAACTGTGAGCCTTAATAA AATGGACATGACCTTGGGCCAAAGCTACGTGGGTCCATTTCAG GTTAAATCTCTGGATAAGATAGTTCTGATGGTTCTGAAAATGGTCGTGATACCCAAGGTCAATG CTCGTCTGCAGCAGGGCTTTCCCCTTCCTTCAATTGGAAAAATGAATCTTGTCAACACACGGGTGCAGGTTTTAAAG GACTTCATGCTGATTGGAACTGATGTTCAGTTTACTGGATGA